A section of the Macaca thibetana thibetana isolate TM-01 chromosome 10, ASM2454274v1, whole genome shotgun sequence genome encodes:
- the DDX17 gene encoding probable ATP-dependent RNA helicase DDX17 isoform X2 yields MRGGGFGDRDRDRDRGGFGARGGGGLPPKKFGNPGERLRKKKWDLSELPKFEKNFYVEHPEVARLTPYEVDELRRKKEITVRGGDVCPKPVFAFHHANFPQYVMDVLMDQHFTEPTPIQCQGFPLALSGRDMVGIAQTGSGKTLAYLLPAIVHINHQPYLERGDGPICLVLAPTRELAQQVQQVADDYGKCSRLKSTCIYGGAPKGPQIRDLERGVEICIATPGRLIDFLESGKTNLRRCTYLVLDEADRMLDMGFEPQIRKIVDQIRPDRQTLMWSATWPKEVRQLAEDFLRDYTQINVGNLELSANHNILQIVDVCMESEKDHKLIQLMEEIMAEKENKTIIFVETKRRCDDLTRRMRRDGWPAMCIHGDKSQPERDWVLNEFRSGKAPILIATDVASRGLDVEDVKFVINYDYPNSSEDYVHRIGRTARSTNKGTAYTFFTPGNLKQARELIKVLEEANQAINPKLMQLVDHRGGGGGGGGRSRYRTTSSANNPNLMYQDECDRRLRGVKDGGRRDSASYRDRSETDRAGYANGSGYGSPNSAFGAQAGQYTYGQGTYGAAAYGTSSYTAQEYGAGTYGASSTTSTGRSSQSSSQQFSGIGRSGQQPQPLMSQQFAQPPGATNMIGYMGQTAYQYPPPPPPPPPSRK; encoded by the exons ATGCGCGGAGGAGGCTTTGGGGACCGGGACCGGGATCGTGACCGTGGAGG ATTTGGAGCAAGAGGTGGTGGTGGCCTTCCCCCGAAGAAATTTGGTAATCCTGGGGAGCGTTTGCGTAAGAAAAAGTGGGATTTGAGTGAGCTCCCCAAGTTTGAGAAAAATTTTTATGTGGAACATCCGGAAGTAGCAAGACTGACACCA TATGAGGTTGATGAGCTACGCCGAAAGAAAGAGATTACAGTGAGAGGGGGAGATGTTTGTCCTAAACCTGTGTTTGCCTTCCATCATGCTAACTTCCCAC AATATGTAATGGATGTGTTGATGGATCAGCACTTTACGGAACCAACTCCAATTCAGTGCCAGGGATTTCCGTTGGCTCTTAGTGGCCGGGATATGGTGGGCATTGCTCAGACTGGCTCTGGGAAGACGTTGGCG TATCTCCTGCCTGCGATTGTTCATATTAACCACCAGCCATACTTGGAAAGGGGAGATGGCCCAATC TGTCTAGTTCTGGCTCCTACCAGAGAGCTTGCCCAGCAAGTACAGCAGGTGGCCGATGACTATGGCAAATGTTCTAGATTGAAGAGTACTTGTATTTATGGAGGTGCTCCTAAAGGTCCCCAGATTCGAGACTTGGAAAGAG GTGTTGAGATCTGCATAGCCACTCCTGGACGTCTGATAGATTTCCTGGAGTCAGGAAAGACAAATCTTCGCCGATGTACTTACCTTGTGTTGGATGAAGCTGACAGAATGCTTGATATGGGATTTGAACCCCAGATCCGTAAAATTGTTGACCAAATCAGG CCTGATAGGCAGACGTTGATGTGGAGCGCAACCTGGCCAAAAGAAGTAAGACAGCTTGCAGAGGATTTCCTTCGTGATTACACCCAGATCAACGTAGGCAATCTGGAGTTGAGTGCCAACCACAACATCCTCCAGATAGTGGATGTCTGCATGGAAAGTGAAAAAGACCACAA ATTGATCCAACTAatggaagaaataatggctgaaaaggaaaacaaaacaataatatttgTGGAGACAAAGAGACGCTGTGATGATCTGACTCGAAGGATGCGCAGAGATGG tTGGCCAGCTATGTGTATCCATGGAGACAAGAGTCAACCAGAAAGAGATTGGGTACTTAATG agTTCCGTTCTGGAAAGGCACCCATCCTTATTGCTACAGATGTAGCCTCCCGTGGGCTAG ATGTGGAAGATGTCAAGTTTGTGATCAACTATGACTATCCAAACAGCTCAGAGGATTATGTGCACCGTATTGGCCGAACAGCCCGTAGCACCAACAAGGGTACCGCCTATACCTTCTTCACCCCAGGGAACCTAAAACAGGCCAGAGAGCTTATCAAAGTGCTGGAAGAGGCCAATCAGGCTATCAATCCAAAACTGATGCAGCTTGTGGACCACAGAGGTGGCGGCGGAGGCGGGG GTGGTCGTTCTCGTTACCGGACCACTTCTTCAGCCAACAATCCCAATCTGATGTATCAGGATGAATGTGACCGAAGGCTTCGAGGAGTCAAGGATGGTGGCCGGAGAGACTCTGCAAGCTATCGGGATCGTAGTGAAACCGATAGAGCTGGTTATGCTAATGGCAGTGGCTATGGAAGTCCAAATTCTGCCTTTGGAGCACAAGCAGGCCAATACACCTATGGTCAAGGCACCTATGGGGCAGCTGCTTATGGCACCAGTAGCTATACGGCTCAAGAATATGGTGCTGGCACTTACGGAGCTAGTAGCACCACCTCAACTGGGAGAAGTTCGCAGAGCTCTAGCCAGCAGTTTAGTGGGATAGGCCGGTCTGGGCAGCAGCCACAGCCACTGATGTCACAACAGTTTGCACAGCCTCCGGGAGCTACCAATATGATAGGTTACATGGGGCAGACTGCCTACCAataccctcctcctcctccccctcctcctccttcacgtAAATGA
- the DDX17 gene encoding probable ATP-dependent RNA helicase DDX17 isoform X1 has protein sequence MRGGGFGDRDRDRDRGGFGARGGGGLPPKKFGNPGERLRKKKWDLSELPKFEKNFYVEHPEVARLTPYEVDELRRKKEITVRGGDVCPKPVFAFHHANFPQYVMDVLMDQHFTEPTPIQCQGFPLALSGRDMVGIAQTGSGKTLAYLLPAIVHINHQPYLERGDGPICLVLAPTRELAQQVQQVADDYGKCSRLKSTCIYGGAPKGPQIRDLERGVEICIATPGRLIDFLESGKTNLRRCTYLVLDEADRMLDMGFEPQIRKIVDQIRPDRQTLMWSATWPKEVRQLAEDFLRDYTQINVGNLELSANHNILQIVDVCMESEKDHKLIQLMEEIMAEKENKTIIFVETKRRCDDLTRRMRRDGWPAMCIHGDKSQPERDWVLNEFRSGKAPILIATDVASRGLDVEDVKFVINYDYPNSSEDYVHRIGRTARSTNKGTAYTFFTPGNLKQARELIKVLEEANQAINPKLMQLVDHRGGGGGGGKGGRSRYRTTSSANNPNLMYQDECDRRLRGVKDGGRRDSASYRDRSETDRAGYANGSGYGSPNSAFGAQAGQYTYGQGTYGAAAYGTSSYTAQEYGAGTYGASSTTSTGRSSQSSSQQFSGIGRSGQQPQPLMSQQFAQPPGATNMIGYMGQTAYQYPPPPPPPPPSRK, from the exons ATGCGCGGAGGAGGCTTTGGGGACCGGGACCGGGATCGTGACCGTGGAGG ATTTGGAGCAAGAGGTGGTGGTGGCCTTCCCCCGAAGAAATTTGGTAATCCTGGGGAGCGTTTGCGTAAGAAAAAGTGGGATTTGAGTGAGCTCCCCAAGTTTGAGAAAAATTTTTATGTGGAACATCCGGAAGTAGCAAGACTGACACCA TATGAGGTTGATGAGCTACGCCGAAAGAAAGAGATTACAGTGAGAGGGGGAGATGTTTGTCCTAAACCTGTGTTTGCCTTCCATCATGCTAACTTCCCAC AATATGTAATGGATGTGTTGATGGATCAGCACTTTACGGAACCAACTCCAATTCAGTGCCAGGGATTTCCGTTGGCTCTTAGTGGCCGGGATATGGTGGGCATTGCTCAGACTGGCTCTGGGAAGACGTTGGCG TATCTCCTGCCTGCGATTGTTCATATTAACCACCAGCCATACTTGGAAAGGGGAGATGGCCCAATC TGTCTAGTTCTGGCTCCTACCAGAGAGCTTGCCCAGCAAGTACAGCAGGTGGCCGATGACTATGGCAAATGTTCTAGATTGAAGAGTACTTGTATTTATGGAGGTGCTCCTAAAGGTCCCCAGATTCGAGACTTGGAAAGAG GTGTTGAGATCTGCATAGCCACTCCTGGACGTCTGATAGATTTCCTGGAGTCAGGAAAGACAAATCTTCGCCGATGTACTTACCTTGTGTTGGATGAAGCTGACAGAATGCTTGATATGGGATTTGAACCCCAGATCCGTAAAATTGTTGACCAAATCAGG CCTGATAGGCAGACGTTGATGTGGAGCGCAACCTGGCCAAAAGAAGTAAGACAGCTTGCAGAGGATTTCCTTCGTGATTACACCCAGATCAACGTAGGCAATCTGGAGTTGAGTGCCAACCACAACATCCTCCAGATAGTGGATGTCTGCATGGAAAGTGAAAAAGACCACAA ATTGATCCAACTAatggaagaaataatggctgaaaaggaaaacaaaacaataatatttgTGGAGACAAAGAGACGCTGTGATGATCTGACTCGAAGGATGCGCAGAGATGG tTGGCCAGCTATGTGTATCCATGGAGACAAGAGTCAACCAGAAAGAGATTGGGTACTTAATG agTTCCGTTCTGGAAAGGCACCCATCCTTATTGCTACAGATGTAGCCTCCCGTGGGCTAG ATGTGGAAGATGTCAAGTTTGTGATCAACTATGACTATCCAAACAGCTCAGAGGATTATGTGCACCGTATTGGCCGAACAGCCCGTAGCACCAACAAGGGTACCGCCTATACCTTCTTCACCCCAGGGAACCTAAAACAGGCCAGAGAGCTTATCAAAGTGCTGGAAGAGGCCAATCAGGCTATCAATCCAAAACTGATGCAGCTTGTGGACCACAGAGGTGGCGGCGGAGGCGGGGGTAAGG GTGGTCGTTCTCGTTACCGGACCACTTCTTCAGCCAACAATCCCAATCTGATGTATCAGGATGAATGTGACCGAAGGCTTCGAGGAGTCAAGGATGGTGGCCGGAGAGACTCTGCAAGCTATCGGGATCGTAGTGAAACCGATAGAGCTGGTTATGCTAATGGCAGTGGCTATGGAAGTCCAAATTCTGCCTTTGGAGCACAAGCAGGCCAATACACCTATGGTCAAGGCACCTATGGGGCAGCTGCTTATGGCACCAGTAGCTATACGGCTCAAGAATATGGTGCTGGCACTTACGGAGCTAGTAGCACCACCTCAACTGGGAGAAGTTCGCAGAGCTCTAGCCAGCAGTTTAGTGGGATAGGCCGGTCTGGGCAGCAGCCACAGCCACTGATGTCACAACAGTTTGCACAGCCTCCGGGAGCTACCAATATGATAGGTTACATGGGGCAGACTGCCTACCAataccctcctcctcctccccctcctcctccttcacgtAAATGA